A DNA window from Augochlora pura isolate Apur16 chromosome 9, APUR_v2.2.1, whole genome shotgun sequence contains the following coding sequences:
- the LOC144475168 gene encoding uncharacterized protein LOC144475168, giving the protein MMDARRRDREQIGLCGVDRIWGKSPTRIEDSDEDEELNRHKDSIITKDRKRKHEMKKKKSKKMKKEKKSKKEKKKKKRKKSKKKSDTSSDSESEGLEWVEKNGSHDKAKVRRGSSSDDSGDEGILGPVQKPHVTLSAKDFGKALLPGEGAAMAAYVAEGKRIPRRGEIGLTSEEIASYESVGYVMSGSRHRRMEAVRIRKENQIYSADEKRALAMFSKEERQKRENLILGQFREMVNQKLAQEQKNK; this is encoded by the exons ATGATGGACGCACGACGACGTGACAGAGAACAAATTGGGTTATGTGGCGTTGACAGAATTTGGGGTAAATCGCCAACCCGGATCGAAGA CTCTGACGAGGATGAAGAACTTAACAGGCATAAGGATAGTATTATCACAAAggatagaaaaagaaaacacgagATGAAAAAGAAG aaaagcaagaagatgaagaaggaaaagaagtctaaaaaggagaagaagaagaagaaacgtaAAAAGAGCAAAAAGAAGTCAGACACTAGTTCTGATAGTGAATCAGAGGGACTAGAATGGGTGGAAAAAAATGGTTCTCATGACAAAGCCAAAGTCAGAAGAGGATCTAGTTCTGATGATAGCGGTGATGAAGGCATATTAGGTCCAGTTCAAAAGCCACATGTAACATTGTCAGCTAAAGACTTTGGTAAAGCTCTTTTGCCTGGAGAAGGTGCGGCTATGGCAGCGTATGTTGCAGAAGGGAAACGTATACCTAGAAGAGGAGAAATTGGCTTAACATCTGAAGAAATTGCTTCATATGAATCTGTTGGTTATGTCATGAGTGGTAGCAG ACATCGGAGAATGGAAGCAGTTCGTATTCGTAAAGAGAACCAGATTTATTCTGCTGATGAAAAACGTGCATTGGCTATGTTCAGTAAAGAAGAGAGACAAAAACGGGAGAATCTTATTTTGGGACAATTTAGGGAAATGGTTAATCAGAAATTAGCACAGgagcagaaaaataaataa